One window of the Pantoea cypripedii genome contains the following:
- a CDS encoding efflux RND transporter periplasmic adaptor subunit → MPTSTKKWFFPAFAVLLIILGVYKLNASRNKPDNIITTTVRQGNIENVIAATGKMDAIERVNVGAQVSGQLKKLYIRTGDNVHKGELIAEIDDQPQRSGLRNAEAALSVAKADLETKQATLMRQEAQFKRLQQMLKMNLVSQQDFDTGAEAWRIARAEQTAQQARVIQAQIEVDKKQLDLSYTRIMAPMDGTVIAIITKQGQTVNAAQSAPTIAKLAQLATMTIKVQISEADINNIKPGQQAWFTTFSDPDKRYNATLRSIELAPDTVMKDDALMNNSESNSTSATTAAVYYNALLDVPNPDNSLRIAMTAQVNLLRDSANNALLIPLQARKKDADGKSYVEVADENQQPVKRYITTGISDNVDIQVLSGLQVGEKVILAAQAAGADKVVM, encoded by the coding sequence ATGCCAACTTCAACGAAAAAATGGTTTTTTCCAGCCTTTGCTGTTCTGCTGATCATCCTCGGTGTTTATAAACTTAATGCCTCCCGCAACAAACCTGACAACATCATTACCACCACCGTTCGTCAGGGCAACATTGAAAACGTCATCGCTGCGACGGGTAAAATGGATGCCATCGAACGCGTTAACGTGGGTGCTCAGGTTTCCGGTCAGCTGAAGAAATTGTATATCCGCACGGGTGATAACGTGCATAAAGGTGAACTGATCGCCGAAATCGATGACCAGCCGCAACGCAGTGGCCTGCGCAATGCCGAAGCGGCACTGAGCGTCGCCAAAGCGGATTTAGAAACCAAACAAGCCACCCTGATGCGTCAGGAAGCGCAATTCAAACGCCTGCAACAGATGCTGAAGATGAATTTAGTGTCCCAGCAGGATTTTGACACCGGCGCTGAAGCCTGGCGTATTGCGCGCGCAGAGCAAACTGCCCAGCAGGCGCGCGTGATTCAGGCGCAGATTGAGGTGGATAAAAAACAGCTCGACCTGAGTTACACCCGTATCATGGCTCCGATGGATGGCACCGTCATCGCCATCATTACCAAACAAGGACAGACGGTAAACGCGGCGCAAAGTGCCCCGACCATCGCCAAACTGGCACAGCTGGCCACCATGACCATCAAAGTGCAGATATCTGAAGCGGACATCAACAATATCAAACCCGGTCAGCAGGCCTGGTTCACCACCTTCTCCGACCCGGATAAACGTTACAACGCCACCTTACGCAGCATCGAGCTGGCACCTGATACGGTGATGAAAGATGACGCGCTGATGAATAACAGCGAGAGCAATTCCACCAGCGCCACCACTGCTGCGGTGTATTACAACGCGCTGCTCGATGTGCCCAACCCGGATAATTCCCTGCGCATCGCCATGACCGCCCAGGTCAATCTGCTGCGCGACTCCGCCAATAACGCACTGCTGATTCCGCTTCAGGCGCGGAAAAAAGATGCTGATGGCAAAAGTTATGTTGAAGTCGCAGATGAAAATCAGCAGCCAGTTAAGCGCTACATCACCACCGGCATTTCTGACAACGTGGATATTCAGGTACTGAGCGGCCTGCAGGTGGGTGAAAAAGTCATTCTTGCCGCCCAGGCTGCTGGCGCAGACAAGGTGGTGATGTGA
- a CDS encoding MacB family efflux pump subunit has translation MNIIELKNITRTYAFGSQSLNVLKDINLSIAEGEMVAIIGPSGSGKSTLLNILGCLDAADSGEYHLSGQNIASLSADALAKVRREHIGFIFQRYHLMPDLNALSNVEIPAIYANVAGNSRRAHAAQLLEHLGLHGRAHHKPGELSGGQQQRVSIARALINGAEIILADEPTGALDSHSGEEVLRILSDLNRDGHTVIIVTHDMNVAQHADRIIEIQDGSIVADSGRATETVGSRYQPTAAKSQSKWRGIGDRLRESLRMALHAMNAHRLRTSLTMTGIIFGIAAVVTVVALGQGARQSTLESIQGLGTNVVTIYAGGDFVEDESQPTKTLVMSDVQAIARQQFVAAVSPEMMSTQPIRYLSNASKTTVYGVGKDYFAIQGIKLIEGGNFSDELHATQEIIIDENTRNKLFGDQPGNAPGKMIILGSVPVRVVGVAKLNDGSNPNRLNVWLPWSTMMYRINGQTSLTSFSIKLKDDIASGPAVAALSEILTDRHRGKDFLVFNRDKYRQAIENAAATLTLLILMVAAIALTIGSIGVMNIMLVSVTERTHEIGVRMAVGARRSDIMQQFMIEAVLVCLVGGVLGVGLSLAIGPLVSLLAGGLLTAIYSWESAAAAFICSTVIGMIFGYLPARKAARMDPVAALASE, from the coding sequence GTGAATATCATCGAGCTGAAAAATATTACCCGCACCTACGCCTTTGGCTCGCAATCTCTGAACGTTCTGAAAGATATCAACCTGAGCATTGCCGAAGGGGAAATGGTAGCGATTATCGGCCCGTCCGGCTCGGGCAAATCAACGCTGCTGAATATCCTCGGCTGTCTGGATGCCGCAGATAGCGGAGAGTATCACCTCAGCGGGCAGAACATCGCCAGTCTGTCTGCGGATGCGCTGGCAAAAGTCCGGCGCGAGCATATCGGTTTTATTTTCCAACGTTATCATCTGATGCCGGATCTGAATGCCCTGAGTAACGTAGAGATTCCGGCCATTTACGCCAATGTCGCCGGAAATTCCCGTCGGGCACACGCCGCTCAGTTGCTGGAACACCTCGGGTTACATGGCCGTGCGCACCATAAACCAGGGGAATTGTCCGGCGGACAGCAACAACGCGTCAGCATCGCCCGCGCACTGATCAATGGTGCGGAAATTATTCTGGCAGATGAGCCCACCGGCGCGCTGGACTCCCATTCCGGTGAGGAAGTGTTGCGCATCCTGAGTGATCTTAACCGTGATGGACACACGGTGATCATTGTGACGCACGATATGAACGTTGCGCAGCACGCGGATCGCATCATCGAAATCCAGGACGGCTCGATTGTCGCTGACAGCGGCCGGGCCACAGAAACGGTGGGTTCCCGTTATCAGCCCACTGCGGCGAAGAGCCAGAGCAAATGGCGCGGCATCGGCGATCGATTACGCGAATCATTACGTATGGCACTGCATGCGATGAATGCCCATCGTCTGCGCACCTCGCTGACCATGACGGGCATCATTTTTGGTATCGCCGCCGTGGTGACAGTTGTCGCGCTGGGGCAAGGTGCACGGCAAAGTACGCTGGAGAGTATTCAGGGGCTGGGCACCAATGTGGTGACTATTTATGCCGGGGGGGATTTCGTTGAGGATGAAAGCCAACCGACGAAAACGCTGGTGATGTCTGATGTGCAGGCCATTGCCCGACAGCAATTTGTTGCAGCCGTCAGCCCGGAAATGATGTCTACCCAACCTATTCGCTACCTGTCTAATGCCTCTAAAACCACGGTTTATGGCGTCGGTAAGGATTATTTCGCTATTCAGGGTATTAAACTCATTGAAGGGGGTAATTTTTCAGACGAACTTCATGCGACTCAGGAAATCATCATTGATGAAAATACCCGGAACAAACTGTTTGGCGATCAACCTGGCAACGCGCCAGGCAAAATGATCATTCTCGGTTCGGTTCCGGTGCGGGTGGTGGGTGTCGCAAAGTTGAACGATGGTTCCAATCCTAATCGCCTTAACGTCTGGCTGCCGTGGAGCACCATGATGTATCGCATCAACGGCCAGACATCTCTGACCAGCTTCAGTATCAAACTGAAAGATGATATCGCCAGTGGTCCGGCGGTGGCTGCGTTGAGTGAAATCCTGACCGACCGCCACCGCGGGAAAGATTTCCTGGTGTTTAACCGCGATAAGTATCGCCAGGCTATCGAAAATGCCGCTGCCACGCTGACACTGCTGATTCTGATGGTTGCGGCTATCGCGCTGACCATTGGTAGCATTGGCGTGATGAATATCATGCTGGTGTCGGTGACCGAGCGTACCCATGAAATTGGCGTGCGCATGGCAGTCGGCGCCCGCCGCAGTGACATCATGCAGCAATTTATGATTGAGGCCGTGCTGGTATGTCTGGTCGGCGGCGTTTTGGGGGTAGGACTTTCACTGGCGATTGGCCCGCTGGTCAGCCTGTTGGCTGGCGGTTTACTGACGGCCATCTACTCCTGGGAGTCCGCCGCTGCCGCCTTTATCTGTTCAACCGTGATCGGGATGATCTTTGGTTACCTGCCCGCACGTAAAGCCGCACGCATGGACCCGGTTGCCGCACTGGCAAGTGAATAA
- a CDS encoding glycoside-pentoside-hexuronide (GPH):cation symporter, with amino-acid sequence MQASLTIKEKISYGLGDMASHIAIDNVIIFLTFYYTDVVGLPAVFVGTLFLLARVADAVIDPAMGMVADRTRSRWGKFRPWLLMLAVPFGVSCMLIYAVPESLSLSGKMVYAAVTYSLMMLMYTAINIPYCSMGAIITSDDNQRISLQSWRFFLATLGGAMSTFLMIPLATWLGGGNKLEGYFAAMSIMATLATLMFFVCFLNTRERVSAPASHSHFLTDLRDLLRNDQWRVVALLVFCNISFGVVRLGAMMYYVTYFLGDASLFMWLLAAHIVGKSVGSVLAKLLTRRLNKITAFTLSAIVCGVLSISIVFLPATVVLLVGMTFIVSSFYQVTTTLMWVMMSDVVDYGEYRQGKRLDGTVFSTLLAVLKMGMAISGAIVGWTLGLSGYVAQAPHQQSSAMIAIVALFSVIPGLLALLSALAMRGYKLNDALMRTINQNKVSAQPAATGPTVLQPQELS; translated from the coding sequence ATGCAAGCAAGCTTAACGATTAAAGAGAAAATCAGTTACGGACTGGGTGATATGGCCAGCCATATCGCCATTGATAACGTCATTATTTTCCTCACTTTTTATTATACCGATGTGGTGGGCCTGCCTGCGGTATTTGTCGGCACCCTGTTCCTGCTGGCGCGCGTGGCCGATGCGGTGATCGACCCGGCCATGGGCATGGTGGCAGACCGCACCCGTTCTCGCTGGGGCAAATTCCGGCCCTGGCTGCTGATGCTCGCCGTGCCATTCGGGGTGAGTTGTATGCTGATCTATGCGGTGCCGGAAAGCCTGTCGCTTAGCGGCAAAATGGTTTATGCCGCCGTCACTTACAGCCTGATGATGCTGATGTATACCGCCATCAATATCCCCTATTGTTCGATGGGGGCAATTATCACCTCCGATGATAATCAGCGCATTTCGTTGCAGTCGTGGCGCTTCTTTCTCGCTACGCTGGGCGGTGCCATGTCTACCTTCCTGATGATCCCGCTGGCAACCTGGCTGGGTGGTGGCAACAAGCTGGAAGGCTACTTTGCCGCGATGTCGATTATGGCGACGCTGGCAACGCTGATGTTTTTTGTTTGTTTCCTCAATACCCGTGAGCGCGTCAGTGCACCAGCCAGCCATAGCCATTTCCTGACCGACCTGCGTGATCTATTGCGTAATGATCAGTGGCGCGTGGTCGCCCTGCTGGTGTTCTGCAACATTTCCTTCGGCGTGGTGCGACTGGGAGCCATGATGTACTACGTCACCTATTTTCTGGGTGATGCCAGCCTGTTTATGTGGCTGCTGGCGGCGCATATCGTCGGCAAAAGCGTCGGCAGCGTGCTGGCAAAGTTGCTCACGCGCCGCCTGAACAAAATCACCGCCTTTACCCTCAGCGCCATAGTGTGCGGCGTGCTGAGCATCAGCATCGTGTTTCTCCCTGCCACCGTGGTGTTGCTGGTCGGTATGACCTTTATCGTCTCCAGTTTCTACCAGGTCACCACCACCCTGATGTGGGTAATGATGTCAGACGTGGTGGATTATGGTGAATATCGCCAGGGGAAACGCCTGGATGGCACCGTGTTCTCCACCTTGCTGGCAGTGCTGAAAATGGGCATGGCGATCAGCGGGGCCATCGTCGGCTGGACCCTGGGGTTGAGCGGCTATGTCGCGCAGGCTCCACATCAGCAATCCTCCGCAATGATCGCCATTGTCGCGTTATTTTCCGTTATTCCCGGCCTGCTGGCGCTGCTCAGTGCGCTGGCGATGCGGGGTTACAAACTGAATGACGCCCTGATGCGCACCATCAACCAGAACAAAGTGTCGGCGCAACCTGCCGCCACCGGACCGACCGTTTTACAACCACAGGAGTTGTCATGA